From Nitrospirota bacterium, one genomic window encodes:
- a CDS encoding GspH/FimT family pseudopilin codes for MDTRGFTLIELIVVVIFLSILAIIAVPRLSRVTDLKIAGAADKIAADIRYAQQLSMSEGGKYAVKFETSPNGYYIFNDANTNGIKDPSESYALDPQTNDSMIINLNTGVFDGITVDTAGYVRFDSKGVPNSSLTVTLNGGKKSINVVSQTGMVYVQ; via the coding sequence ATGGATACAAGAGGTTTTACCCTAATAGAACTTATAGTCGTTGTTATATTCTTAAGCATACTTGCGATTATTGCTGTGCCGAGACTCAGCAGGGTAACAGATTTGAAGATAGCAGGTGCCGCTGATAAAATAGCCGCTGATATAAGGTATGCCCAGCAATTATCCATGAGTGAAGGAGGCAAATACGCTGTGAAGTTTGAGACATCACCGAATGGATACTATATATTTAACGATGCAAACACGAATGGGATAAAAGACCCATCCGAATCATATGCCCTTGATCCCCAAACAAATGACTCTATGATAATAAACCTTAATACAGGGGTCTTTGATGGCATAACCGTAGATACTGCCGGTTATGTGAGGTTTGATAGTAAGGGTGTCCCGAATAGCTCACTTACAGTCACACTCAATGGGGGCAAGAAGAGCATAAATGTTGTCTCTCAGACAGGTATGGTGTATGTGCAATAA
- a CDS encoding TRAP transporter fused permease subunit — MKEKVLFFTRKLILLLGTIFTFYMLGSAFYPQDIGFYQSMFILGIVVLSGLLALKAALSNEKLGVGFRFWFQLSFVIIASIIAILTVTYLAFNATRLEEIAPFITDQDLVVGWFLIISLILLNWFHWGGVLSIVIAISVAYFFWGHLLPPPFTHAPLKIKFVMSYLGMDTIGGLFWMVPIAADQVYFLVLFATLLFGTGMLPLVIEMGKVVGNRIKGGAAFPAIIGSGMTGTVMGYAVSNVMLTGQLTIPMMKKKGFEPEFAGAIEATASNNGQIMPPIMGLSAFIIAVFLSIPYVKVALAAVLPAILNLLGVTIAILHIAKVRGYGYLNEPIDKGAIYNLLPTFLIAFSVVLVLLLLYISPGIAGIIGSVFVLITMFFRSKRFRPKFKNFMEAFENGYEIVVTLSLLLIAIGPIAQMATTTNLTGSVGVFLAKLFPESALFILFACMILSLIGGMGLPTPVAYLMVALLLIPSMAEAGFKGLAAHFFIMYFAIFSSLTPPVAVASLAASKLANAGFVKTSITALKIVTPTYIVPFIYVYHKELLDFPNISLAMIYWTLVSILLIYLLSAVIFNFFLRKLNIFERILFLISYIVGFVYIVESSYFVALMFFGLVAVSFMWIIWKTKKVKKPLPA; from the coding sequence ATGAAAGAGAAGGTTCTTTTTTTTACCCGCAAATTAATCTTGTTATTGGGAACGATTTTTACATTTTATATGTTAGGAAGCGCTTTTTATCCTCAAGATATTGGATTTTATCAGTCCATGTTCATTTTAGGGATTGTGGTGCTCTCCGGATTACTAGCTCTAAAAGCAGCACTGAGTAACGAAAAATTAGGTGTCGGCTTTCGGTTTTGGTTTCAATTGTCCTTTGTAATCATCGCTTCAATCATTGCTATTTTAACAGTCACATACCTCGCTTTCAATGCGACCCGCCTTGAGGAAATCGCCCCCTTTATTACAGACCAGGATCTCGTAGTGGGATGGTTTCTAATTATATCGCTCATACTTTTAAACTGGTTTCACTGGGGTGGAGTCCTCAGTATAGTTATTGCAATTTCAGTAGCTTATTTTTTCTGGGGTCATCTCCTCCCACCTCCATTTACACATGCGCCATTGAAGATTAAATTCGTGATGAGTTATCTGGGTATGGACACAATCGGAGGCCTATTCTGGATGGTGCCAATTGCTGCAGATCAGGTGTACTTCCTGGTCTTATTTGCGACTTTGCTGTTTGGAACTGGGATGCTTCCCCTCGTGATAGAGATGGGAAAAGTCGTGGGAAACCGCATCAAAGGAGGAGCGGCATTCCCTGCAATCATTGGCAGTGGCATGACAGGAACGGTAATGGGGTACGCCGTTTCCAACGTTATGCTCACAGGACAGTTAACCATACCCATGATGAAGAAAAAGGGGTTCGAGCCTGAATTTGCAGGAGCCATCGAAGCTACTGCCTCAAATAATGGACAAATTATGCCCCCTATTATGGGATTGTCGGCATTCATAATCGCAGTATTTCTCAGTATTCCATATGTAAAGGTGGCATTGGCTGCTGTATTACCCGCCATACTAAATCTGCTTGGAGTGACGATCGCCATCCTGCATATAGCGAAGGTACGAGGATATGGATATCTAAATGAACCTATTGACAAGGGCGCTATTTACAATCTTCTTCCTACCTTTCTCATCGCCTTTAGTGTGGTTTTGGTGTTACTTTTACTCTACATCTCACCAGGTATAGCTGGTATTATAGGTTCAGTTTTTGTATTGATAACAATGTTCTTTCGATCTAAAAGGTTTCGACCTAAGTTTAAAAACTTTATGGAAGCCTTTGAAAATGGCTATGAAATCGTAGTAACGCTGAGTCTGCTCCTCATTGCGATCGGTCCTATCGCACAGATGGCAACGACCACAAACTTAACTGGTTCGGTGGGTGTTTTTTTGGCGAAGTTATTTCCGGAAAGTGCACTGTTTATCCTTTTTGCCTGTATGATTCTTTCACTTATTGGGGGTATGGGATTACCGACACCCGTTGCCTATTTAATGGTCGCCTTGCTTCTAATACCATCTATGGCAGAAGCAGGGTTCAAAGGCTTAGCGGCTCATTTTTTTATTATGTACTTTGCGATCTTCTCATCTTTAACTCCCCCGGTCGCTGTCGCTTCGCTGGCAGCCAGTAAACTTGCTAATGCAGGTTTTGTAAAAACCAGCATAACTGCGTTGAAAATTGTGACACCTACATATATTGTTCCTTTTATTTATGTTTATCACAAGGAACTTCTTGATTTTCCTAATATATCATTGGCAATGATTTACTGGACTTTGGTTTCAATTTTATTAATATATCTTCTTTCGGCGGTTATTTTTAATTTCTTTCTTAGAAAACTGAATATATTCGAACGAATTCTATTTTTAATAAGCTATATTGTAGGATTTGTTTATATAGTGGAGAGTTCGTATTTCGTAGCCTTAATGTTTTTCGGACTTGTTGCTGTGTCATTCATGTGGATAATCTGGAAAACTAAGAAGGTGAAGAAGCCGCTGCCAGCATAA
- a CDS encoding YraN family protein: MKLSTIFIGKSGEDVAEKYLKKRGYRIIEKNYKSPYGEIDIVALDKGTISFIEVKYRRSEEFGPPEISVDSKKRLRLTKSALHFLARKRIKDTPCRFDVISITETQNSKGHKIELIKDAFEMERTF; this comes from the coding sequence GTGAAACTCTCGACTATATTCATAGGCAAAAGTGGAGAAGATGTAGCAGAGAAATACCTTAAAAAGCGTGGATACAGAATAATCGAAAAGAATTATAAAAGCCCTTACGGAGAGATAGATATTGTAGCACTCGATAAAGGGACAATATCATTTATCGAGGTCAAGTATAGAAGGTCAGAGGAGTTCGGTCCCCCAGAAATTTCTGTGGACTCAAAAAAACGACTGAGGTTAACGAAATCAGCCTTACACTTTCTTGCGAGAAAAAGGATAAAGGATACACCCTGTAGATTTGATGTTATCTCAATCACAGAGACACAGAATAGCAAAGGTCATAAGATTGAGCTCATAAAGGATGCCTTTGAAATGGAGAGGACCTTTTAA
- a CDS encoding prepilin-type N-terminal cleavage/methylation domain-containing protein — protein sequence MNNNRGFTLIELVILIIILGIIASISALMIAELVRSYTTGRDISESQVHGQTALERIARELREIRADDNPSPLPSRIPVITTFTVTTLEFRSSNISNPPDDSQGDLISFSWSGNAGDPLVFTLNGTSSNLATNVQSLQFKYYDIDGNETSTVNQIAYIEVALKVGNNDAKTRIFIRDLF from the coding sequence ATGAACAATAACAGGGGTTTTACATTAATAGAACTCGTTATACTTATTATCATACTCGGTATAATCGCCAGTATATCTGCTCTTATGATCGCCGAGTTGGTGAGGTCATACACAACAGGGAGGGATATATCAGAGAGCCAGGTTCATGGACAGACCGCACTCGAAAGAATAGCGAGGGAACTCAGGGAGATAAGGGCGGATGATAACCCATCTCCCCTTCCATCGAGGATACCAGTGATAACTACATTCACGGTGACAACCTTAGAATTCAGGAGTTCCAATATCTCAAATCCACCAGATGACTCACAGGGTGATTTGATAAGTTTCTCATGGTCAGGAAATGCAGGTGACCCACTCGTATTTACACTTAACGGGACATCGAGTAACCTTGCTACCAATGTCCAGAGCCTCCAGTTTAAATACTATGATATAGATGGGAATGAAACCTCAACGGTGAATCAGATTGCGTATATAGAAGTAGCACTCAAGGTGGGGAATAACGATGCGAAGACAAGGATATTTATCAGAGACTTGTTTTAA
- a CDS encoding prepilin-type N-terminal cleavage/methylation domain-containing protein codes for MNNEKGFSLIEMIITVIIVGIVATGFYMMFMTGLSKGADPVQIAQAVEFAQQRIERLIAMKMRLGYTDIALNVGEGTWTALPSPYEKFEEKIDIAYVDSNLVNPTYSGSDTGYKLIQVTVRWGGSYNVRLVAVVTDS; via the coding sequence GTGAATAATGAAAAGGGTTTTTCTCTCATAGAGATGATAATAACAGTGATTATCGTTGGTATAGTCGCTACAGGTTTTTATATGATGTTTATGACAGGGCTCAGTAAAGGGGCAGACCCTGTGCAGATAGCACAGGCGGTAGAGTTTGCACAGCAGAGGATTGAGAGGCTTATTGCTATGAAGATGAGGTTAGGATATACAGATATAGCATTAAATGTTGGAGAAGGCACATGGACAGCACTTCCATCCCCTTATGAAAAATTTGAGGAGAAGATAGATATCGCCTATGTGGATTCAAACCTCGTAAACCCGACTTATTCTGGATCAGATACAGGATATAAACTTATACAGGTAACGGTCAGATGGGGCGGAAGTTATAATGTGAGACTTGTAGCAGTTGTTACGGATAGTTGA